The following are from one region of the Oreochromis aureus strain Israel breed Guangdong linkage group 1, ZZ_aureus, whole genome shotgun sequence genome:
- the lin7c gene encoding protein lin-7 homolog C, translated as MASLGEPVRLERDINRAIELLDKLQRTGEVPPQKLQALQRVLQSEFCNAVREVYEHVYETVDINSSPEVRANATAKATVAAFAASEGHSHPRVVELPKTEEGLGFNIMGGKEQNSPIYISRIIPGGIADRHGGLKRGDQLLSVNGVSVEGEHHEKAVELLKAAQGTVKLVVRYTPKVLEEMESRFEKMRSAKRRQQNNFPK; from the exons ATGGCATCGCTTGGGGAGCCCGTGCGATTGGAAAGAG ATATCAACCGTGCTATTGAATTGCTTGATAAACTCCAGAGGACAGGGGAAGTGCCTCCCCAGAAGCTGCAGGCACTGCAGAGGGTCCTACAGAGTGAATTCTGTAATGCTGTCAGAGAA GTCTATGAGCATGTGTATGAAACAGTGGACATCAACAGCAGCCCCGAGGTCAGGGCCAATGCCACAGCAAAG GCTACAGTTGCAGCTTTTGCAGCAAGTGAGGGACACTCACATCCACGAGTTGTGGAACTGCCCAAGACAgaagaagggttgggtttcaaTATAATGGGCGGAAAGGAGCAAAACTCACCAATTTACATCTCACGGATCATCCCAGGAGGCATCGCTGACCGACAtggaggcctgaaaagaggggaccAGCTTCTCTCAGTGAATGGAGTG AGTGTGGAAGGAGAGCACCACGAGAAAGCTGTGGAACTCCTCAAAGCAGCTCAGGGCACAGTGAAGCTGGTAGTAAGGTACACCCCCAAAGTCCTAGAGGAAATGGAGTCACGCTTTGAGAAAATGAGGTCGGCGAAACGCCGGCAACAGAACAACTTTCCCAAGTAG
- the bdnf gene encoding brain-derived neurotrophic factor isoform X3: protein MTILFLTMVISYFSCMRAAPLRDAPGMRGHRTEGYLGAAATAERGHGTPQSGGGPGQRGELPSLTDTFEQVIEELLEVEGEAAQLGQGADKSQGGGGPSSVVTTEAKDVDLYNSRVMISNQVPLEPPLLFLLEEYKNYLDAANMSMRVRRHSDPSRRGELSVCDSISQWVTAVDKKTAIDMSGQQVTVMEKVPVPNGQLKQYFYETKCNPMGYTKEGCRGIDKRHYNSQCRTTQSYVRALTMDSKKKIGWRFIRIDTSCVCTLTIKRGR from the coding sequence ATGACCATCCTGTTCCTTACTATGGTTATTTCATACTTCAGTTGCATGAGAGCTGCGCCCCTGAGAGATGCCCCGGGCATGCGGGGCCATCGGACGGAAGGCTACTTGGGCGCTGCTGCAACGGCCGAAAGAGGCCACGGGACTCCCCAGAGCGGTGGAGGGCCAGGCCAGCGCGGGGAACtgccctcgctcacagacacatttgAGCAAGTGATAGAGGAGTTGCTGGAGGTGGAGGGCGAGGCGGCGCAGCTGGGACAGGGGGCCGATAAGAGCCAGGGAGGTGGTGGCCCATCCTCTGTAGTCACCACGGAGGCCAAGGATGTCGATCTGTACAACTCGCGGGTGATGATCAGCAACCAAGTGCCTTTGGAGCCGCCGTTGCTCTTTCTCCTGGAGGAATACAAAAACTATCTGGATGCCGCTAATATGTCCATGAGGGTGCGGCGACACTCCGATCCCTCACGACGTGGAgagctcagtgtgtgtgacagtaTTAGCCAGTGGGTGACAGCTGTGGATAAAAAGACGGCAATAGACATGTCCGGGCAGCAAGTTACCGTCATGGAAAAGGTCCCTGTCCCCAATGGCCAACTGAAGCAATACTTTTATGAGACCAAATGCAACCCCATGGGGTACACAAAGGAGGGCTGCAGAGGAATAGACAAGCGGCATTATAATTCCCAATGCAGGACAACCCAGTCCTACGTGCGAGCGCTTACCATGGATAGCAAAAAGAAGATTGGCTGGCGGTTTATAAGGATAGACACTTCATGTGTATGCACATTGACCATTAAAAGAGGGAGATAG
- the bdnf gene encoding brain-derived neurotrophic factor isoform X1 produces the protein MKCEHLCRQVLHVCAALKFHQVRRVMTILFLTMVISYFSCMRAAPLRDAPGMRGHRTEGYLGAAATAERGHGTPQSGGGPGQRGELPSLTDTFEQVIEELLEVEGEAAQLGQGADKSQGGGGPSSVVTTEAKDVDLYNSRVMISNQVPLEPPLLFLLEEYKNYLDAANMSMRVRRHSDPSRRGELSVCDSISQWVTAVDKKTAIDMSGQQVTVMEKVPVPNGQLKQYFYETKCNPMGYTKEGCRGIDKRHYNSQCRTTQSYVRALTMDSKKKIGWRFIRIDTSCVCTLTIKRGR, from the coding sequence TTCCACCAGGTTAGAAGAGTGATGACCATCCTGTTCCTTACTATGGTTATTTCATACTTCAGTTGCATGAGAGCTGCGCCCCTGAGAGATGCCCCGGGCATGCGGGGCCATCGGACGGAAGGCTACTTGGGCGCTGCTGCAACGGCCGAAAGAGGCCACGGGACTCCCCAGAGCGGTGGAGGGCCAGGCCAGCGCGGGGAACtgccctcgctcacagacacatttgAGCAAGTGATAGAGGAGTTGCTGGAGGTGGAGGGCGAGGCGGCGCAGCTGGGACAGGGGGCCGATAAGAGCCAGGGAGGTGGTGGCCCATCCTCTGTAGTCACCACGGAGGCCAAGGATGTCGATCTGTACAACTCGCGGGTGATGATCAGCAACCAAGTGCCTTTGGAGCCGCCGTTGCTCTTTCTCCTGGAGGAATACAAAAACTATCTGGATGCCGCTAATATGTCCATGAGGGTGCGGCGACACTCCGATCCCTCACGACGTGGAgagctcagtgtgtgtgacagtaTTAGCCAGTGGGTGACAGCTGTGGATAAAAAGACGGCAATAGACATGTCCGGGCAGCAAGTTACCGTCATGGAAAAGGTCCCTGTCCCCAATGGCCAACTGAAGCAATACTTTTATGAGACCAAATGCAACCCCATGGGGTACACAAAGGAGGGCTGCAGAGGAATAGACAAGCGGCATTATAATTCCCAATGCAGGACAACCCAGTCCTACGTGCGAGCGCTTACCATGGATAGCAAAAAGAAGATTGGCTGGCGGTTTATAAGGATAGACACTTCATGTGTATGCACATTGACCATTAAAAGAGGGAGATAG
- the bdnf gene encoding brain-derived neurotrophic factor isoform X2 produces the protein MFHQVRRVMTILFLTMVISYFSCMRAAPLRDAPGMRGHRTEGYLGAAATAERGHGTPQSGGGPGQRGELPSLTDTFEQVIEELLEVEGEAAQLGQGADKSQGGGGPSSVVTTEAKDVDLYNSRVMISNQVPLEPPLLFLLEEYKNYLDAANMSMRVRRHSDPSRRGELSVCDSISQWVTAVDKKTAIDMSGQQVTVMEKVPVPNGQLKQYFYETKCNPMGYTKEGCRGIDKRHYNSQCRTTQSYVRALTMDSKKKIGWRFIRIDTSCVCTLTIKRGR, from the coding sequence TTCCACCAGGTTAGAAGAGTGATGACCATCCTGTTCCTTACTATGGTTATTTCATACTTCAGTTGCATGAGAGCTGCGCCCCTGAGAGATGCCCCGGGCATGCGGGGCCATCGGACGGAAGGCTACTTGGGCGCTGCTGCAACGGCCGAAAGAGGCCACGGGACTCCCCAGAGCGGTGGAGGGCCAGGCCAGCGCGGGGAACtgccctcgctcacagacacatttgAGCAAGTGATAGAGGAGTTGCTGGAGGTGGAGGGCGAGGCGGCGCAGCTGGGACAGGGGGCCGATAAGAGCCAGGGAGGTGGTGGCCCATCCTCTGTAGTCACCACGGAGGCCAAGGATGTCGATCTGTACAACTCGCGGGTGATGATCAGCAACCAAGTGCCTTTGGAGCCGCCGTTGCTCTTTCTCCTGGAGGAATACAAAAACTATCTGGATGCCGCTAATATGTCCATGAGGGTGCGGCGACACTCCGATCCCTCACGACGTGGAgagctcagtgtgtgtgacagtaTTAGCCAGTGGGTGACAGCTGTGGATAAAAAGACGGCAATAGACATGTCCGGGCAGCAAGTTACCGTCATGGAAAAGGTCCCTGTCCCCAATGGCCAACTGAAGCAATACTTTTATGAGACCAAATGCAACCCCATGGGGTACACAAAGGAGGGCTGCAGAGGAATAGACAAGCGGCATTATAATTCCCAATGCAGGACAACCCAGTCCTACGTGCGAGCGCTTACCATGGATAGCAAAAAGAAGATTGGCTGGCGGTTTATAAGGATAGACACTTCATGTGTATGCACATTGACCATTAAAAGAGGGAGATAG